The following are from one region of the Heliangelus exortis chromosome 29, bHelExo1.hap1, whole genome shotgun sequence genome:
- the CCR7 gene encoding C-C chemokine receptor type 7, which yields MDGGQQLQVTLVFSLPLIFQFCTGNNVTEDYDANTTIDYTLFETLCEKEEVRNFRAAFLPAMYSLICFIGLLGNGLVMLTYIYFKRLKTMTDIYLLNLALADILFLLTLPFWATSAAMYWLFGEFACKAVYCICKMSFFSGMLLLLSISIDRYFAIVQAASAHRFRPRMIFISKVTCIIIWLLAFILSVPELVHSGVNESGNQPRCSIIANDLQTFNTGIKVSQMVFGFLLPLLVMSFCYLIIIKTLLQARNFEKNKAIKVIIAVVIVFVVFQLPYNGVMLAKTISAFNNTSSCEESKKLDMADDVTYTLACFRCCLNPFLYAFIGVKFRNDLFKLLKELGCLSQEHLWQLSTCRESKRFSFAMETETTTTFSP from the exons GTCAGCAGTTACAGGTCACCCTTGTTTTCAGCCTTCCTCTGATTTTTCAG TTCTGCACTGGGAACAACGTCACCGAAGACTATGACGCCAACACCACCATCGACTACACCCTGTTTGAGACCCTTTGTGAGAAGGAAGAAGTCCGTAACTTCCGTGCTGCCTTCCTCCCAGCCATGTACTCCCTCATCTGCTTCATAGGGCTGCTGGGCAACGGGCTGGTGATGCTCACCTACATCTACTTCAAGAGGCTCAAGACCATGACAGACATCTATTTGCTGAACCTGGCTCTGGCAGACATTCTCTTCCTGCTGACCCTCCCCTTCTGGGCCACCAGTGCAGCCATGTACTGGCTATTTGGGGAGTTTGCCTGCAAGGCTGTCTACTGCATCTGCAAAATGAGTTTCTTCAGCGGGATGCTGCTCCTCCTGTCCATCAGCATTGACAGGTACTTTGCCATTGTTCAGGCTGCCTCAGCCCACCGGTTCCGGCCCCGGATGATATTCATTAGCAAGGTCACCTGCATCATCATTTGGCTCCTGGCCTTCATCCTCTCAGTCCCTGAGCTGGTTCACAGTGGTGTAAACGAATCAGGCAACCAACCCCGTTGCTCCATCATCGCTAATGACTTGCAGACCTTCAACACTGGCATCAAAGTGTCTCAAATGGTTTTTGGCTTCTTACTTCCCCTGCTGGTCATGTCTTTCTGCTACCTCATCATCATCAAAACATTACTGCAGGCCCGCAACTTTGAGAAGAATAAAGCCATCAAGGTCATCATCGCTGTGGTAATTGTCTTCGTTGTCTTCCAGCTGCCCTACAATGGTGTCATGCTGGCCAAGACCATCTCAGCCTTCAACAACACCAGCTCGTGTGAGGAGAGCAAGAAGCTTGACATGGCAGATGATGTGACCTACACCTTGGCCTGCTTCCGATGCTGCCTCAATCCCTTCCTCTACGCCTTCATCGGCGTCAAATTCCGCAATGACCTCTTCAAGCTTctgaaggagctgggctgcctgaGCCAGGAGCACCTCTGGCAGCTGTCAACCTGCCGGGAGAGCAAGAGGTTCTCCTTTGCCATGGAGACAGAGACAACCACCACCTTCTCCCCATGA